In a genomic window of Pristis pectinata isolate sPriPec2 chromosome 32, sPriPec2.1.pri, whole genome shotgun sequence:
- the LOC127585296 gene encoding C-type lectin domain family 7 member A-like: protein MRGSKGGSPRGHRQQEEQPAAGEMESQSYDEESELPDLIMDIEDDVLQGQEYEESEVSAETSQDKSRAFFKGLALLGLVLCLVLLALLVYFGATYAGASGKLRTARDSLQNTTEGYLKLQQQVQLREEQFCTQFRNSTEHWLHLFCEKYECPSRICDPGWLLFGRSCFRFLNISRSWDQSREACAELQGHLAIIGSEKVQTFLSEQVKDLSHWIGLTDKVTEGSWVWVDGTKVVDGTTFWANGEPDNAYNRTLRETENCGLLSQRGWADQVCARHFPAICEKSAIRLHLIFQRARRG, encoded by the exons ATGAGGGGAAGCAAAGGGGGCTCGCCCCGGGGGCACAGGCAGCAGGAGGAGCAGCCAGCGGCGGGCGAGATGGAGTCTCAGTCTTATGACGAGGAGAGCGAGTTGCCGGACCTCATCATGGACATTGAGGACGACGTGCTGCAGGGCCAGGAGTACGAGGAGTCGGAGG TGAGTGCAGAAACGTCCCAGGACAAGAGCCGTGCATTCTTCAAAGGACTGGCCCTCCTGGGCCTGGTGCTCTGTCTGGTCCTGCTGGCTCTGCTGGTCTACTTTGGAGCAAcat ATGCGGGGGCATCGGGGAAGCTGCGGACGGCGCGGGACAGCCTGCAGAACACGACGGAGGGCTACCTGAAGCTGCAGCAGCAGGTGCAGCTGCGGGAGGAGCAGTTCTGCACCCAGTTCCGCAACTCCACCGAGCACTGGCTGCACCTCTTCTGCGAGAAGTATG AGTGCCCCTCCCGGATATGTGACCCTGGCTGGCTGCTGTTTGGCAGGAGCTGCTTCCGATTCCTCAACATCAGTCGGAGCTGGGATCAGAGTCGAGAGGCTTGTGCTGAGCTGCAGGGACACCTGGCTATCATCGGCAGCGAGAAGGTGCAG ACCTTCCTGTCAGAGCAGGTGAAGGATCTGTCCCACTGGATCGGGCTGACGGACAAGGTGACGGAAGGCAGCTGGGTCTGGGTCGACGGCactaaggtggtggatgggacaAC GTTCTGGGCGAACGGCGAGCCAGACAACGCCTACAACAGGACGCTGAGAGAGACTGAGAACTGCGGCCTGCTGAGCCAGCGCGGCTGGGCGGACCAGGTCTGCGCCCGCCACTTCCCTGCCATCTGCGAGAAATCCGCTATCCGcctgcacctcatcttccagcGGGCTCGGAGGGGCTGA